From Actinosynnema mirum DSM 43827, a single genomic window includes:
- a CDS encoding DEAD/DEAH box helicase has protein sequence MTLTERLPAEPDADTLFDAFSDWAWDQGLQLYPAQQEALIEIVSGANVILSTPTGSGKSMVALGAHFAAVAQGRRTFYTAPIKALVSEKFFALIEVFGADKVGMMTGDASVNETAPIICCTAEILANMALRDGADADVGIVVMDEFHFYSEPDRGWAWQVPLIELPKAQFVLMSATLGDVTFFEKDLTRRTGRTTAVVRSAERPVPLNFQYVTTPLHETIEELLHGNEAPVYVVHFTQASALERAQSLMSVNVATRAEKDAIATTIGRFRFTSGFGKTLSRLVRHGIGVHHAGMLPKYRRLVEQLAQAGLLKVICGTDTLGVGINVPIRTVLFTALSKYDGTRTRHLKAREFHQIAGRAGRAGYDTMGTVVVQAPDHVVENEKALAKAGDDPKKRRKVVRKKAPEGFVSWSDQTFERLRDAEPEPLTSSFQVSHAMLLNVIGRPGDAFAAMRHLLEDNHESRPAQRKHILRAISMYRGLRTAGVVQQDADGIRLTVDLQVNFALNQPLSPFALAAIELLDPAAPGYALDVLSVIESILDDPRQILGAQEHKARGEAIGAMKSEGIEYDQRMELLEEVTWPKPLQELLEAAFTTYRRGHPWVADHHLSPKAVVRDMFERAMTFAEYVSYYQLARSEGLVLRYLADAYKTLRQTVPEDAKTEELNDLVEWLGELVRQVDSSLLDEWEKLRNPGEEQLHDDAPPAVTRNLRAFRVLVRNALFRRVELAARRNYYELGQLDGDAGWGADEWREALEPYYEEHSDIGTGPDARGPQLLLITEGEDRWEVRQVFEDPAGDRDWGFTAEVDLEESDEAGNAVVRVVEVGRLEAV, from the coding sequence ATGACACTCACCGAACGGCTCCCCGCCGAACCCGACGCAGACACCCTCTTCGACGCCTTCTCCGACTGGGCGTGGGACCAGGGCCTCCAGCTGTACCCGGCGCAGCAGGAGGCCCTGATCGAGATCGTGTCGGGGGCGAACGTCATCCTGAGCACGCCGACCGGCTCCGGGAAGAGCATGGTCGCGCTCGGCGCGCACTTCGCGGCCGTGGCCCAGGGCAGGCGCACCTTCTACACCGCCCCGATCAAGGCGCTGGTGTCGGAGAAGTTCTTCGCGCTGATCGAGGTGTTCGGCGCGGACAAGGTCGGCATGATGACCGGCGACGCGTCGGTCAACGAGACCGCGCCGATCATCTGCTGCACCGCGGAGATCCTGGCCAACATGGCCCTGCGCGACGGCGCGGACGCGGACGTGGGCATCGTCGTGATGGACGAGTTCCACTTCTACTCCGAGCCCGACCGCGGCTGGGCGTGGCAGGTTCCCCTGATCGAGCTGCCGAAGGCGCAGTTCGTGCTGATGTCGGCGACGCTCGGTGACGTCACCTTCTTCGAGAAGGACCTGACCAGGCGAACCGGCCGGACCACGGCCGTGGTGCGCTCGGCTGAGCGCCCGGTGCCGCTGAACTTCCAGTACGTGACGACGCCGCTGCACGAGACGATCGAGGAGCTGCTGCACGGCAACGAGGCCCCCGTGTACGTCGTGCACTTCACGCAGGCGTCGGCGCTGGAGCGGGCGCAGTCGCTGATGAGCGTGAACGTGGCCACGCGCGCGGAGAAGGACGCCATCGCCACCACGATCGGGCGATTCCGGTTCACGTCCGGGTTCGGCAAGACGCTGTCGCGGTTGGTCAGGCACGGCATCGGCGTGCACCACGCGGGGATGCTGCCCAAGTACCGGCGGCTGGTCGAGCAGTTGGCGCAGGCCGGGCTGCTCAAGGTCATCTGCGGCACGGACACGCTCGGCGTCGGCATCAACGTGCCGATCCGCACGGTGCTGTTCACGGCGCTGTCGAAGTACGACGGGACGCGCACCCGGCACCTGAAGGCGCGCGAGTTCCACCAGATCGCGGGACGGGCCGGGCGCGCCGGGTACGACACGATGGGCACCGTCGTGGTGCAGGCGCCGGACCACGTGGTGGAGAACGAGAAGGCGCTGGCCAAGGCCGGTGACGACCCGAAGAAGCGGCGCAAGGTCGTGCGCAAGAAGGCGCCCGAGGGCTTCGTGTCGTGGAGCGACCAGACGTTCGAGCGCCTGCGCGACGCCGAGCCGGAGCCGCTCACGTCCAGCTTCCAGGTCAGCCACGCGATGCTGCTCAACGTCATCGGCAGGCCCGGTGACGCGTTCGCGGCGATGCGGCACCTGCTGGAGGACAACCACGAGTCGCGGCCCGCGCAGCGCAAGCACATCCTGCGGGCGATCTCGATGTACCGGGGCCTGCGGACGGCGGGCGTGGTCCAGCAGGACGCCGACGGCATCCGGCTGACCGTGGACCTGCAGGTCAACTTCGCGCTGAACCAGCCGCTGTCCCCGTTCGCGCTGGCCGCGATCGAGCTGCTGGACCCGGCCGCGCCCGGCTACGCGCTGGACGTGCTGTCGGTGATCGAGTCGATCCTGGACGACCCGAGGCAGATCCTCGGCGCGCAGGAGCACAAGGCGCGCGGCGAGGCCATCGGCGCGATGAAGTCCGAGGGCATCGAGTACGACCAGCGCATGGAGCTGCTGGAGGAGGTGACCTGGCCGAAGCCGCTGCAGGAGCTGCTGGAGGCCGCGTTCACCACCTACCGGCGCGGGCACCCGTGGGTCGCGGACCACCACCTGTCGCCGAAGGCGGTGGTGCGGGACATGTTCGAGCGGGCGATGACGTTCGCCGAGTACGTGTCGTACTACCAGCTGGCGCGGTCCGAGGGGCTGGTGCTGCGGTACCTGGCGGACGCGTACAAGACGCTGCGGCAGACCGTGCCGGAGGACGCGAAGACCGAGGAGCTGAACGACCTGGTGGAGTGGCTGGGCGAACTGGTGCGCCAGGTCGACTCCAGCCTGCTCGACGAGTGGGAGAAGCTGCGCAACCCCGGCGAGGAGCAGCTCCACGACGACGCCCCGCCCGCCGTGACCCGCAACCTGCGGGCGTTCCGGGTGCTGGTGCGCAACGCGCTGTTCCGGCGGGTGGAGCTGGCGGCGAGGCGGAACTACTACGAGCTGGGCCAGCTCGACGGCGACGCCGGGTGGGGCGCGGACGAGTGGCGCGAGGCGCTGGAGCCGTACTACGAGGAGCACTCGGACATCGGCACGGGCCCGGACGCGCGCGGCCCGCAACTGCTCCTGATCACCGAGGGCGAGGACCGCTGGGAGGTCAGGCAGGTCTTCGAGGACCCGGCGGGCGACCGGGACTGGGGGTTCACGGCGGAGGTCGACCTGGAGGAGTCGGACGAGGCCGGGAACGCGGTGGTGCGGGTCGTCGAGGTGGGGCGGTTGGAGGCGGTCTAG
- a CDS encoding AfsR/SARP family transcriptional regulator, whose amino-acid sequence MGIGFGDDEVGVLGPLLVRRGGVVVAVTAPKQRIVLASLVMAANRAVSSAELVRAVWGDRAPARAAHTLAVYVMRLRRALGEPQLVHTTPSGYLISLPHGAVDLHRFADHAAHGALAASAKDFGSAVEHYQRALDCWRGPALADVPSEALHADEVPALVEEQLRVTAELVDARLRLGHGAELVPDLRRLTARHPLRERFWSQLMVALHRADRQADALDAYRQAGTALARELGVDPSESLRAVHHSILTGDPALRGPLPSGWAPVSQLPAPVGNFVGRADELDRVTALLAGPAAVVAVCGPPGVGKTAFAVTVGHSVRERYHHGQLYADLRGHSTSPPLSTTTVLGRFLRALGARPDSIPADEAELVRAYRDRLRGRRVLITLDNAASAAQVLPLLPDVPECSVVITSRNELAGDVGAAAVRLDVLRGDEAWMLLTRSLAPEAADEQGDALRELARLCGYLPLALRIALGNLVGAHTTDIRSYVDDLRGGDRLSALAVPDDDSAAVRRAFDLSHAALRPDAAKLFRLTGLLPGPDFSAFGAAALLGADEATARALAEELASANLVQRVGDERFAVHDLLREYAAERARAAGDDLEAARGRLFDWYLSTASDVGDVLFPEVRPARGRADLPDARTARAWLEAERPSLLAATERCARLGPLPMAWSLVEAVGGFLGSHGHHGGFLNAVRAAGDAARAAGDTEAGGVVLAHLVAAHRNLGDLRAARDAARSGNPVGRAVWLLAGVAGVVALDVGELAEAEDRFREVVGASGELAHARCAGLIGLGAVRLARGELDAAEALLREGHGLALRVGAVNLAASGADLRGRCRGARGDHPGAVDLLREARDGWARTGARPPHAETTAHLAAALCLAGEHGEALRTAQRALALVQELGGSPRIEADVHNALGLVQRHLVNPEAAVAAHLRALELSGGVGYRHGVVQAHVLLAPALLAAGRRGDAVRHARIGIGLAGETGYGGLRQAAESLLAALG is encoded by the coding sequence TTGGGGATCGGGTTTGGCGACGACGAGGTCGGGGTGCTCGGGCCGCTGCTCGTGCGGCGGGGTGGGGTGGTCGTCGCCGTCACCGCGCCCAAGCAGCGGATCGTGCTCGCCTCGCTGGTCATGGCCGCCAACCGGGCCGTGTCGTCGGCCGAGCTGGTCCGGGCCGTCTGGGGTGACCGGGCGCCCGCCCGTGCGGCGCACACGCTCGCCGTCTACGTCATGCGGCTGCGGCGGGCGCTCGGGGAGCCGCAGCTCGTCCACACCACGCCCTCCGGTTACCTGATCAGCCTGCCGCACGGGGCCGTCGACCTGCACCGGTTCGCCGACCACGCCGCGCACGGGGCGCTCGCCGCCTCCGCCAAGGACTTCGGCTCCGCCGTCGAGCACTACCAGCGGGCCCTCGACTGCTGGCGCGGCCCGGCGCTCGCGGACGTGCCGTCCGAGGCCCTGCACGCCGACGAGGTCCCGGCGCTGGTCGAGGAGCAGCTGCGGGTCACGGCCGAGCTGGTCGACGCCCGGCTGCGGCTCGGGCACGGGGCCGAGCTGGTGCCGGACCTGCGGCGGCTGACCGCGCGCCACCCGCTGCGCGAGCGGTTCTGGTCGCAGCTCATGGTCGCGCTCCACCGCGCGGACCGCCAGGCGGACGCGCTCGACGCCTACCGCCAGGCCGGCACCGCCCTCGCCCGCGAGCTCGGCGTCGACCCCAGCGAGTCGCTCAGGGCCGTGCACCACTCGATCCTCACCGGCGACCCCGCGCTCCGGGGGCCGCTGCCCTCCGGGTGGGCCCCGGTGTCGCAGCTGCCCGCGCCGGTCGGGAACTTCGTCGGGCGCGCCGACGAGCTGGACCGGGTCACCGCCCTGCTCGCCGGGCCCGCCGCCGTCGTCGCCGTGTGCGGGCCGCCAGGCGTGGGGAAGACCGCCTTCGCGGTGACGGTCGGTCACTCGGTGCGTGAGCGCTACCACCACGGGCAGCTGTACGCGGACCTGCGCGGCCACTCCACGTCACCGCCGCTCAGCACCACCACCGTGCTCGGCCGGTTCCTCCGGGCCCTCGGCGCGCGCCCCGACAGCATCCCCGCCGACGAGGCCGAGCTCGTGCGCGCCTACCGCGACCGGCTGCGCGGGCGCCGGGTGCTGATCACGCTCGACAACGCGGCCTCCGCCGCCCAGGTGCTGCCGCTGCTGCCGGACGTCCCCGAGTGCTCCGTGGTGATCACCAGCCGGAACGAGCTGGCCGGGGACGTCGGGGCCGCGGCGGTCCGGCTGGACGTGCTGCGCGGCGACGAGGCGTGGATGCTGCTGACCCGCTCGCTCGCCCCCGAGGCCGCCGACGAGCAGGGCGACGCGCTGCGCGAGCTGGCCCGGCTGTGCGGCTACCTGCCGCTGGCGCTGCGGATCGCGCTCGGCAACCTCGTCGGCGCGCACACCACCGACATCCGGTCCTATGTGGACGACCTGCGCGGCGGGGACCGCCTGTCCGCCTTGGCGGTCCCGGACGACGACAGCGCGGCGGTGCGCCGGGCGTTCGACCTGTCGCACGCCGCGCTGCGGCCGGACGCCGCGAAGTTGTTCCGCCTCACCGGGTTGCTGCCCGGCCCGGACTTCAGCGCGTTCGGCGCCGCCGCCCTGCTGGGCGCGGACGAGGCCACCGCCCGCGCGCTCGCCGAGGAGCTGGCCTCGGCGAACCTGGTGCAGCGCGTGGGCGACGAGCGGTTCGCGGTGCACGACCTGCTGCGCGAGTACGCGGCCGAACGGGCCCGCGCCGCCGGTGACGACCTGGAGGCCGCGCGCGGCAGGCTGTTCGACTGGTACCTGAGCACCGCCTCCGACGTGGGCGACGTGCTGTTCCCCGAGGTCCGGCCCGCGCGCGGGCGGGCAGACCTGCCGGACGCCCGCACGGCGCGCGCCTGGTTGGAGGCGGAGCGGCCGAGCCTGCTGGCGGCCACCGAGCGGTGCGCGCGCCTGGGGCCGCTGCCGATGGCCTGGTCGCTGGTCGAGGCGGTCGGCGGGTTCCTGGGCTCGCACGGGCACCACGGCGGGTTCCTGAACGCGGTGCGCGCGGCGGGCGACGCGGCGCGCGCGGCCGGGGACACCGAGGCCGGGGGCGTGGTCCTGGCGCACCTGGTGGCGGCGCACCGGAACCTCGGCGACCTGCGGGCCGCCCGCGACGCAGCCCGCTCGGGGAACCCGGTGGGGCGCGCGGTGTGGCTGCTCGCCGGGGTCGCGGGCGTGGTCGCGCTGGACGTGGGCGAGCTGGCCGAGGCCGAGGACCGGTTCCGGGAAGTCGTTGGCGCGTCAGGGGAACTGGCGCACGCCCGGTGCGCCGGGCTGATCGGGCTCGGCGCGGTCCGCCTGGCGCGCGGGGAGCTCGACGCCGCCGAGGCGCTGCTGCGCGAGGGCCACGGGCTGGCGCTGCGGGTGGGCGCGGTGAACCTGGCGGCGTCCGGCGCGGACCTGCGCGGGCGGTGCCGGGGCGCGCGGGGCGACCACCCCGGCGCGGTCGACCTGCTGCGGGAGGCGCGGGACGGGTGGGCCCGCACCGGGGCCCGGCCGCCGCACGCGGAGACCACCGCGCACCTGGCCGCCGCGCTGTGCCTGGCCGGGGAGCACGGCGAGGCGCTGCGGACCGCGCAGCGGGCGCTGGCCCTGGTGCAGGAGCTGGGCGGCAGCCCCCGGATCGAGGCGGACGTGCACAACGCGCTGGGCCTGGTGCAGCGGCACCTGGTGAACCCCGAGGCGGCGGTCGCGGCGCACCTGCGGGCGCTGGAGCTGTCCGGCGGGGTCGGCTACCGGCACGGGGTCGTGCAGGCCCACGTGCTGCTGGCGCCCGCGCTGCTGGCCGCCGGGCGGCGCGGGGACGCGGTGCGGCACGCGCGGATCGGCATCGGGCTGGCCGGGGAGACCGGGTACGGCGGGCTGCGGCAGGCCGCCGAGTCGCTGCTGGCCGCGTTGGGCTGA
- a CDS encoding transglycosylase family protein — protein sequence MDGLRDERRSRVLTRLVACAVMGLISGALALGTATTASAQGADWDAIARCESGGNWSINTGNGYYGGLQFNPGTWAANGGSGMPHQASREEQIRVAENVLRSQGIGAWPHCGRGKATGAAPAAVTAPATGAPAAATPVAAAPAPVVASGSTDNPDGDYTIQPGETLSSIADKHGIAGGWRALVEKNPEFLTNPDLIYPGHRITLR from the coding sequence ATGGACGGTCTCCGGGACGAGCGGCGCTCACGCGTCCTCACCAGGCTGGTCGCCTGCGCGGTCATGGGGCTCATCTCCGGCGCTCTGGCGCTGGGCACGGCCACCACCGCGTCGGCCCAGGGTGCGGATTGGGACGCCATCGCGCGCTGTGAGAGCGGGGGCAACTGGTCGATCAACACCGGCAACGGCTACTACGGAGGGCTCCAGTTCAACCCCGGCACGTGGGCCGCCAACGGCGGTAGCGGGATGCCGCACCAGGCATCGCGCGAGGAGCAGATCCGCGTGGCGGAGAACGTGCTGCGCTCCCAGGGCATCGGCGCCTGGCCGCACTGCGGCCGTGGCAAGGCGACCGGGGCGGCCCCGGCGGCCGTCACCGCCCCCGCGACGGGCGCGCCCGCCGCGGCGACGCCCGTGGCAGCCGCTCCCGCGCCCGTCGTGGCCTCCGGCTCGACCGACAACCCGGACGGCGACTACACCATCCAGCCCGGCGAGACCCTGTCGTCCATCGCCGACAAGCACGGGATCGCGGGCGGGTGGCGAGCGCTGGTCGAGAAGAACCCCGAGTTCCTGACCAATCCCGATCTGATCTACCCCGGCCACCGGATCACCCTCCGGTAA
- a CDS encoding LytR/AlgR family response regulator transcription factor, translating into MTSGLPCPLCEGPERRGALGRPLRVLAVDDEPPALEDLVYLLRSDPRVGHVEAVGDATKALRTLHRAMDAGQPVDAVFLDIRMPGLDGLDLARVLSRFAQPPPIVFVTAHQEPAVEAFELKALDYLLKPVRQERLAESVHRIVHEVLESRPVEQPAPQAAPVERAPDVGDEVIPVELGGITRFIRLAEIRYVEAHGDYARLHTATGSGLVRAALNGLEERWRSAGFVRIHRSHLVSLGHIDELRLEDGHLSVNIGGAVLPVSRRHARHLRQLLVRRNRQPS; encoded by the coding sequence ATGACCTCAGGTCTGCCCTGTCCTCTGTGCGAGGGGCCCGAACGCCGGGGGGCGCTCGGGCGGCCGTTGCGGGTGCTCGCCGTGGACGACGAGCCGCCCGCGCTGGAGGACCTCGTCTACCTGCTGCGGTCCGATCCGAGGGTCGGGCACGTGGAGGCGGTCGGGGACGCGACCAAGGCGCTGCGCACGCTGCACCGGGCCATGGACGCGGGGCAGCCGGTCGACGCGGTGTTCCTGGACATCCGGATGCCGGGCCTGGACGGGTTGGACCTGGCGCGGGTGCTGTCCCGGTTCGCGCAGCCGCCGCCCATCGTGTTCGTGACCGCGCACCAGGAGCCGGCGGTGGAGGCGTTCGAGCTGAAGGCGCTCGACTACCTGCTGAAACCGGTGCGGCAGGAGCGGTTGGCCGAGTCGGTGCACCGGATCGTGCACGAGGTGCTGGAGAGCAGGCCGGTCGAGCAGCCCGCGCCGCAGGCCGCGCCGGTCGAGCGGGCGCCGGACGTGGGCGACGAGGTCATCCCGGTGGAGCTGGGCGGGATCACCCGGTTCATCCGGCTCGCGGAGATCCGCTACGTGGAGGCGCACGGCGACTACGCGCGGCTGCACACGGCGACCGGCAGCGGGCTGGTGCGGGCGGCGCTGAACGGGCTGGAGGAGCGCTGGCGCAGCGCCGGGTTCGTGCGCATCCACCGCAGCCACCTGGTGTCGCTCGGGCACATCGACGAGCTGCGGCTGGAGGACGGGCACCTGAGCGTGAACATCGGGGGGGCGGTGCTGCCGGTGAGCAGGCGGCACGCCCGGCACCTGCGGCAGCTCCTGGTGCGGCGCAACCGGCAGCCGTCGTGA
- a CDS encoding DUF485 domain-containing protein: MSRRSGEPGSGGPGGREHGPAPAPTQRVVVTSPRTRAPRAPRPYPASREIDEQSELGAVYMRSLIRSQRRLGFTLCAVVCGAVSALPLLFALVPGVAEQRLLGLQLPWLLLGVLVFPVLVGAGWFYVRQAERGEAEFAELVERS; the protein is encoded by the coding sequence GTGAGCCGGAGGTCCGGGGAGCCGGGCTCGGGCGGTCCGGGTGGCCGCGAGCACGGTCCCGCGCCCGCGCCCACCCAGCGCGTCGTGGTGACCAGCCCCCGCACCCGCGCCCCGCGCGCGCCCCGCCCCTACCCCGCGTCCCGCGAGATCGACGAGCAGAGCGAGCTCGGCGCGGTCTACATGCGGTCGCTGATCCGCTCGCAGCGCAGGCTCGGCTTCACGCTGTGCGCGGTGGTGTGCGGGGCGGTCTCCGCGCTGCCGCTGCTGTTCGCGCTCGTCCCCGGCGTCGCCGAGCAGCGGCTGCTCGGGTTGCAGCTGCCGTGGCTGCTGCTGGGCGTGCTGGTGTTCCCGGTGCTGGTGGGGGCGGGCTGGTTCTACGTGCGGCAGGCCGAGCGCGGCGAGGCCGAGTTCGCCGAGCTGGTGGAGCGTTCGTGA
- a CDS encoding cation acetate symporter, whose amino-acid sequence MSSTYGLVAVLLVVLGTMLVGGYGLRVSRTTSDFFVASRTVSPWWNASAIGGEYLSAASFVGIAGLVFAHGPDMLWFPVGYAAGYLVLLALVAAPLRRSGAYTLPDFAEARFGSPVVRAVASGLALGIGWLYLLPQFQGAGLTLHTVIGTPSWVGAAMVAVVVTANVLSGGMRSVTFVQAFQYWLKLTAIAVPAVFLVLAWQAQGARGVSTEDFPVFPRETSVSFERTTVVDVREPVGFSGAGEVDGERVDGLVLLEGGEHTIAAGSRLVFPQGAAVPHLKSIPQTTGAGWSLPSSGVERFGLYSVYSLIIATFLGTMGLPHVIVRFYTNPNGRAARRTTLIVLGLLGVFYLMPPLYGALGRLYTPELLMTGDTDAVVLVLPSRVVGGLGGQLLGALVAGGAVAAFLSTSSGLIVSLAGVLSRDVLRLRGVRGFRLATLVAVTAPLLVTPLLGRVPVADVVGLAFAVAASSLCPLLVLGIWSTRITTVGAVAGMLAGGVPALAAGMVTIAAGPSDAWYHALLARPAAWTAPLGFVVMYAVSLATPKRVPPGVNHVMVRLHAPENLGLRSQDRL is encoded by the coding sequence GTGAGCAGCACGTACGGCCTGGTCGCCGTGCTGCTGGTGGTGCTGGGCACGATGCTGGTCGGCGGGTACGGGCTGCGGGTGTCGCGGACGACGTCGGACTTCTTCGTGGCGTCCCGGACCGTGTCCCCGTGGTGGAACGCCTCGGCGATCGGCGGCGAGTACCTGTCGGCGGCGTCGTTCGTGGGCATCGCGGGGCTGGTGTTCGCGCACGGGCCGGACATGCTGTGGTTCCCGGTCGGCTACGCGGCGGGCTACCTGGTGCTGCTGGCGCTGGTCGCGGCCCCGCTCAGGCGCAGCGGCGCGTACACGCTGCCGGACTTCGCGGAGGCCCGGTTCGGCTCGCCGGTGGTGCGGGCGGTGGCGTCGGGGCTGGCGCTGGGCATCGGGTGGCTGTACCTGCTGCCGCAGTTCCAGGGCGCGGGGCTGACCCTGCACACGGTCATCGGCACGCCGAGCTGGGTGGGCGCGGCGATGGTGGCGGTGGTGGTGACGGCGAACGTGCTGTCCGGCGGGATGCGCAGCGTGACGTTCGTGCAGGCGTTCCAGTACTGGCTCAAGCTGACCGCGATCGCGGTGCCCGCGGTGTTCCTGGTGCTGGCGTGGCAGGCGCAGGGCGCGCGGGGCGTGTCGACGGAGGACTTCCCGGTGTTCCCGCGCGAGACGTCGGTGTCGTTCGAGCGGACGACGGTGGTCGACGTGCGGGAGCCGGTCGGGTTCAGCGGCGCGGGCGAGGTCGACGGCGAGCGGGTGGACGGGCTGGTGCTGCTGGAGGGCGGCGAGCACACCATCGCGGCCGGGTCGCGGCTGGTGTTCCCGCAGGGGGCCGCGGTGCCGCACCTGAAGTCGATCCCGCAGACCACCGGGGCGGGCTGGTCGCTGCCCAGCAGCGGCGTGGAGCGGTTCGGGCTGTACTCGGTGTACTCGCTGATCATCGCGACGTTCCTGGGCACGATGGGGCTGCCGCACGTGATCGTGCGCTTCTACACCAACCCGAACGGCCGGGCGGCGCGGCGCACCACGCTGATCGTGCTGGGGCTGCTGGGCGTGTTCTACCTGATGCCGCCGCTGTACGGGGCGCTCGGGCGGTTGTACACGCCGGAGCTGCTGATGACCGGGGACACCGACGCGGTGGTGCTGGTGCTGCCGAGCCGGGTCGTCGGCGGGCTCGGCGGGCAGCTGCTGGGGGCGCTCGTGGCGGGCGGGGCGGTGGCGGCGTTCCTGTCGACCTCGTCGGGGTTGATCGTGTCGCTGGCCGGGGTGCTGAGCCGGGACGTGCTGCGGTTGCGCGGGGTGCGCGGGTTCCGGCTGGCGACGCTGGTGGCGGTGACCGCGCCGCTGCTGGTGACGCCGCTGCTGGGGCGGGTGCCGGTGGCGGACGTGGTGGGGCTGGCGTTCGCGGTGGCGGCGTCGTCGCTGTGCCCGCTGCTGGTGCTGGGGATCTGGAGCACGCGGATCACGACGGTCGGCGCGGTCGCCGGGATGCTCGCGGGCGGGGTCCCGGCGCTGGCGGCCGGGATGGTGACGATCGCGGCGGGACCGAGCGACGCCTGGTACCACGCGCTCCTGGCGCGCCCGGCGGCGTGGACGGCGCCGCTGGGGTTCGTGGTCATGTACGCGGTGTCGCTGGCGACGCCGAAGCGGGTGCCACCGGGGGTGAACCACGTGATGGTGCGGTTGCACGCGCCGGAGAACCTGGGACTGCGCAGTCAGGACCGGTTGTGA
- a CDS encoding histidine kinase, with the protein MTALGTAGAVLLAGVAVVVTLWWTSKRRNDFVTQEQRITFETLHTAWSAAPPLRAGLVPDAARKSARHLRTLLGTPALALTDEEQVVAWEGAGEHHSAEALGLAREVFATGRTRAFDVSCVEADCPVHTAVLAPLTVEGRVVGVLAAYSREASAGLVRATNEVARWASGQLELAELDRSRTRLVEAEVRALRAQISPHFIYNSLSAIASYVRTNPERARTLLLDFADFTRYSFRRAGDFTTLSEELRSIDQYLALERARFGERLQVTLQIAPEVLPVTVPFLCLQPLVENAVRHGMEGKVGPGLISITAEDAGDEARITVEDDGIGMDPDALRRTLAGKVGATAGIGLGNIDERLRRCYGDDYGLVVETAQGLGTKVSVRVPKYRAGVHAD; encoded by the coding sequence GTGACGGCGCTGGGGACGGCGGGCGCGGTGCTGCTCGCCGGGGTCGCGGTGGTGGTGACGCTGTGGTGGACGTCCAAGCGGCGCAACGACTTCGTGACGCAGGAGCAGCGGATCACGTTCGAGACGCTGCACACGGCGTGGTCGGCGGCCCCGCCGCTGCGGGCCGGGCTGGTGCCGGACGCGGCGCGGAAGTCGGCGCGGCACCTGAGGACGCTGCTGGGGACGCCTGCGCTGGCGCTGACCGACGAGGAGCAGGTGGTCGCCTGGGAGGGCGCCGGGGAGCACCACTCGGCGGAGGCGCTGGGGTTGGCGCGGGAGGTGTTCGCGACCGGGCGGACGCGGGCGTTCGACGTGTCGTGCGTGGAGGCGGACTGCCCCGTGCACACGGCGGTGCTGGCGCCGTTGACGGTGGAGGGGCGGGTGGTCGGGGTGCTGGCGGCGTACAGCCGGGAGGCGTCGGCGGGGTTGGTGCGGGCGACCAACGAGGTGGCGCGGTGGGCGTCGGGGCAGCTGGAGCTGGCGGAGCTGGACCGGTCGCGGACCCGGTTGGTGGAGGCGGAGGTGCGGGCGCTCCGGGCGCAGATCTCGCCGCATTTCATCTACAACTCGCTGTCGGCGATCGCGTCGTACGTGCGGACGAACCCGGAGCGGGCGCGGACGTTGTTGTTGGACTTCGCGGACTTCACGCGGTACTCGTTCCGGCGGGCGGGGGACTTCACGACGCTGTCGGAGGAGCTGAGGTCGATCGACCAGTACCTGGCGCTGGAGCGGGCGCGGTTCGGCGAGCGGTTGCAGGTGACGCTGCAGATCGCCCCGGAGGTCCTGCCGGTGACGGTGCCGTTCCTGTGCTTGCAGCCGCTGGTGGAGAACGCGGTGCGGCACGGGATGGAGGGGAAGGTCGGGCCGGGGCTGATCTCGATCACGGCGGAGGACGCGGGGGACGAGGCTCGGATCACCGTGGAGGACGACGGGATCGGGATGGACCCGGACGCGCTGCGGCGGACTCTGGCGGGGAAGGTGGGGGCCACGGCGGGGATCGGGTTGGGGAACATCGACGAGCGGTTGCGGCGGTGTTATGGGGACGACTACGGGTTGGTCGTGGAGACCGCGCAGGGGTTGGGGACGAAGGTGAGCGTGCGGGTGCCGAAGTACCGGGCTGGGGTGCACGCGGACTAG
- a CDS encoding DUF4267 domain-containing protein, whose translation MVLTVAAALGIIVIGGLYLLVPQRIASTFGLPVRPEEPGETGWLNLKGVRDVVSGLVILIPLALGHPDLTGYVLLAAALTPVGDMLTILRHKGNRALAYGMHGGTAVVVALAGVLLLVG comes from the coding sequence GTGGTTCTGACCGTCGCCGCCGCGCTGGGCATCATCGTGATCGGCGGGTTGTACCTGCTCGTGCCGCAGCGCATCGCGAGCACGTTCGGCCTGCCCGTCCGGCCGGAGGAACCGGGGGAAACCGGCTGGCTGAACCTGAAGGGCGTGCGCGACGTGGTCTCCGGGCTGGTGATCCTGATCCCGCTTGCCCTGGGGCACCCGGATTTGACCGGCTACGTGCTCCTGGCCGCCGCCCTCACCCCGGTCGGCGACATGCTGACCATCCTGCGGCACAAGGGGAACCGCGCGTTGGCGTACGGGATGCACGGCGGCACGGCGGTGGTCGTGGCGCTGGCGGGGGTGCTGTTGTTGGTGGGGTGA